The Nitrospiraceae bacterium genome window below encodes:
- a CDS encoding response regulator transcription factor, whose amino-acid sequence MHPPRVFIADDHPLVLEGFRQLLAKDTVVVGSAQSGDELLDQAPSCKPDIILLDVSMADSNGFDLAVRIKSLLPHVKIIFVTMMSEPFYVSEGFRKGAAGYVLKQSAATELLSAIRAVMSNRRFISSDVSPDVREIIDHPWMRPEGYRVQLTPRQTEFLKLFANGRSTKDIASEMSISEKTVEFHKAEIMKKVGVKTASDLTKFALSQGLTDL is encoded by the coding sequence ATGCATCCACCTCGCGTCTTTATCGCCGACGACCACCCTCTGGTGCTGGAGGGCTTCCGCCAGCTGCTGGCAAAGGATACGGTCGTCGTGGGCAGCGCACAGAGCGGGGATGAATTGTTGGATCAGGCCCCCTCGTGCAAACCCGATATCATCCTGCTGGACGTGTCGATGGCCGATTCCAACGGATTCGACTTGGCGGTACGGATCAAGTCCCTCCTCCCTCACGTCAAAATCATTTTCGTCACGATGATGAGCGAACCGTTTTACGTCAGTGAGGGGTTCCGAAAAGGCGCGGCCGGATATGTCCTCAAGCAGTCGGCCGCTACGGAGTTGCTCTCAGCCATTAGGGCCGTGATGAGCAACCGCCGATTCATCTCGTCGGATGTCAGCCCCGATGTCCGGGAGATCATCGATCACCCCTGGATGCGCCCGGAAGGCTATCGGGTGCAACTGACGCCGCGACAAACCGAGTTCCTCAAGCTCTTTGCCAACGGCCGTTCCACCAAAGACATTGCGTCGGAAATGTCTATCTCCGAAAAGACCGTCGAGTTTCACAAGGCGGAAATCATGAAGAAAGTCGGCGTGAAGACGGCGTCGGATCTGACGAAATTCGCGCTGTCGCAGGGACTGACCGACCTGTGA
- a CDS encoding response regulator transcription factor: MPKPTIIIADDHRLVSEGIVKLLEQEYQIVATPNDGRTLVEAAEQLQPDLAFVDISLPLLNGLDACRHLRKSNPQTKIVILTMHAEPHFVDEAFRVGVSGYVLKQSVGEELLFAVREVLKGRTYVSPIVAQGLIDKAVASATDPVAPPVAPKPAVMLSLRQREVLQLVAEGKSNKEIASIINVTLKTVEFHKARISKELGAKTTAELTKQAIHLGLISPPETPPTTELRQH; encoded by the coding sequence ATGCCGAAGCCCACCATCATCATCGCGGATGATCATCGCCTCGTGTCGGAAGGAATTGTCAAGCTGCTGGAGCAGGAATATCAGATCGTCGCCACCCCCAATGACGGCCGCACGCTGGTCGAGGCGGCCGAACAGCTTCAGCCGGACCTGGCCTTCGTGGATATTTCCTTACCGCTGCTGAACGGGCTGGATGCATGCCGGCATTTGCGGAAATCGAATCCGCAGACGAAGATCGTCATTTTGACCATGCATGCCGAGCCGCATTTCGTCGACGAGGCGTTTCGGGTCGGGGTCAGCGGGTATGTCCTCAAACAGTCGGTCGGCGAGGAACTGCTTTTTGCGGTGCGAGAAGTCCTCAAGGGCAGGACCTACGTTTCGCCGATCGTGGCGCAAGGGCTTATCGATAAGGCCGTCGCGAGCGCGACCGATCCGGTTGCGCCGCCGGTCGCACCGAAACCCGCCGTGATGTTGAGTCTTCGTCAACGGGAAGTACTGCAGTTGGTTGCGGAAGGAAAGTCCAACAAAGAGATTGCGTCGATCATCAACGTCACCCTCAAGACCGTCGAGTTCCACAAGGCTCGAATCTCGAAGGAGTTGGGGGCTAAGACGACCGCCGAACTGACCAAGCAGGCCATTCACCTCGGCCTGATTTCCCCTCCCGAGACGCCCCCGACCACCGAACTGCGCCAGCACTAA